Genomic DNA from Papaver somniferum cultivar HN1 unplaced genomic scaffold, ASM357369v1 unplaced-scaffold_160, whole genome shotgun sequence:
GTGTTCTTGTCATAATGGACAAAATAATTGATTCTAGATTTTTCCTTATAGAATGAATTTTAAATCTCATACCAGAAATCGAGTTGCTTTGAGTAATTTAAGATAAAATTACCAATAACAGGAGTGTATGGTATGGATTGGAGTTTTTCTATTTCAGCATTGAGTTTAtgtatattatttttaatatgaCCGAAATAGTTAACATTCTAACGACAAAGGTCAAATTTGACATTACGGAGTTTACCAGCTACTACAAAGCTAGGAGAACCCTTAACTCCCTTGGACCAAGAGGAAGACAGAACATCTTTAAAATCTGGACTCAATTGCCAGCACTTGAAGAACTTATAAGGAATGTGAAGCTTTTGTTCCGAGTGAAAACAGTTTGCGAGGATGGTACTGTAGTCTGAATAAACTCTGCCTAAATTAGTGACTCTAGTCTGAGGCAGGAGAGACACCCATTTATCATTCATAAACCCTCTATCAAGCTTTTCAAAGATCAGTTCAGCAGGATTCCTAAATCTCCTATTACACCAGGTAAACGGATTTCCAAAAGAAAAGATTTCATTAAAATTAAGATCTATCATCTTAGCTCTAATGAAATCAGGTATTAACGAGTTAGCATCTATTCCACCTTGTTTTTCAGATTCATGCATAACGAAATTGAAATCTCCTAACAACATCCAAGGACGGTGAACATCATCACTAATACCATCTAAAACATTCCATTGTGCTCTCATACCAGTAATATTCAAAGAACCATAAACAAAAGAAATCAGGCAATTTTTTATCCTAGGGGTGATATCGCAGACTATATGGATCATGTTAAGGGATGCATTAATTACTTCTAGATTAGAATTCTTAAAAAAACCCAGTGCAAGACCACTCGATTTTCCAGTCGGGGAATAAAAAACCATGAGTCGAAAGGAAGATGGTGACAGTATTTTTTCACAATCATTATCAACCATAGTTTCAATTAGGCATATTGCATCAAAACGATATTTCCTATAGAGACTAGAGATATGCAGCCATTTCTTATCTGAACAACAACCATTCATGTTCCAACTTAAAAATTTCATGATTGTCAAGGAGAGCAAAAAGACAAATCACAGAAACAAGTAGCGGGATAAACAATAATACAACTAGAGAGGATGAAAAGGGATAAACATGCAGCAACAAAAGGATGTAAGCGTCAAAAACTAGCAAAAGAGAGAGGACTTACAAGGTTATGAGCTGAGGAGGGTTCAACATCCATAGCATGGGGGTCCATCATCATGAGATCAATTTCTTTGTTAAAATCTTCATCAGTAACAGTTGGTTCCGGTGGAAGCATAGATAACGGCATGGGCTCAAGGACTAAATCCTCCTTAAGATCATTAATCTGAttattagggtttccaaagtcgCAATCTAAGTTAGcactcaaaaaaaaattcagaagaatAGTTCATTTAAGTGGTTGTGTTGAAAGCAAAATCAGAATAAGTAAACACAGCTTGTGAGAAAGAAGTACAGGGTGCAGACCAAATAACATTTGTCTCAGCCGTACCATTTCTAGAGGATACTCCTAAGCTTCCCACATTGAAAGAAGTATCATTGGGTGGATTAAAAAGTGGTAATGAGCTCATTAAAGGCCATTGAGGTGGAGACTTCAATGAAGCTGAGGATGAAAAAGAGGTAGATCTTATGGATGCCGATTCGAAAGAAGTCCTAGGCTTTTTCCCTTTTCGATCATGAACAAGACCATCTGGTCCAAAAGTGAGGTTATCAAAGGGGGATACATTGAAGACAGTGTTGCCAGTACTAGGCGAAATGGGTGAGAAGATAAATCCTTATTAACAGGTTCTTTGATAGTTAAGGAAGAAACTGCAGGCATTACAGAAAACATAACAAGGATAGATATTGAAGAACCTCTGTTTCCAAGAGCACCAACTAGCTTCAGACTGACTGAGAAAGCAGTATGCTTGGAGGATCCATCTGATGCGGATGCACCAGGAAGAACATTAGAGGGATCAGATGCACGAGAGCCTTCTCCTTTATTATGATTCATCGTCATTCTTGTGACAGCAACATGGGAAGCTCGAGGAGAAGGAGTAGGCAGAGCACGAACATAAATCCTAGACTGAATTTCCTTACACAGTATATCATCATGGTAAAGTACAAAACATTGCTTGCAAACAAGATATGGAAGCTTTGGATAAAATGCTGACATGATATAGGTACGCTTATTTGTATTGATGATCACTTTTTTGGTAAGAGGAGAGTTAAGAGGTACCATAAGTTTTGCATCAAAATAATTTCCAGCTGCAGATTCCGCAGAGACAAAAGTGCCAATTTCTTCCAAAACTTCTCTCGCCTTTCCTCTATTGACCAAATCTGAAGGAATATAAATTTGCACAGGCATTAGAGTTTTGTCCCAGACAAGATCAAAAATAGACTCTAAGTCACCAAATGGCTGGAGAGCAAACAGTTGACCAAACATAAGAGTATGCCTAGCAGCAAAAACAATATCCCTATCTCTTATATTCTTGAATATAACCACGAATAGGTTCTGAATACCCATCCCCTGAACATATAGTTTAGCAAGCTTGAAATCTGAAGAGGCTACAGTCCATATTTTATTGAGGTTGTGCTTGACTGAAGTTTTGTGGTAGTAATTGTACTTGTTGCATATAAGAGCAGCAAACCTAAAAGGAAATTCTTCTACATCCTCATCTAAGTCCAAGACTCTAACTTGTGCTGCTGGGATAGCCATGAAAGAGACCACAAGAGTAATGGAATACAAGGTTTGATTACTGAGCTAGAAAGAGGTGTGAGTAGAAACTGAGGAAACCCTTACAATATATATGAAAAAATTCAGATGAGCATGCAGGGATATCTAGGAAATGTAATGTTTCAGACAAGCAGTAATGAGAAAAATTGCAGACTTGCAGTTATGATATAGACAAGTCATTCAATTTGGAATTAACAACTGAGTACTGAAAACTGAAAATACAAATATACTTATTCTTCAAAATCTGAATTCTCAAGGGAGAATTATAACTCTGCCAAGAGTATTTGCCAAGTGTAGGAGAAATTCTGAGAAGGTCGTCCATTATTAAGAGAGTTCTTGGGTTTAGTTAATTAAACACTACAATTTATTATTAAATAATAATTCTTATAATGGAGCATTAAGAATCAAAACACTGCTTTTAAGGGAAAACATCAGCAAATTAACTTCAACAAGAAACCTCAGGCTGATTAAAGATGAAGATTCCTATTAGACTTATCAACCATTTCATCATGAAGAGGGCTGATTTATCTCATATAATAATTCCCAAGAAGATAAAAAGTAGAAAACCTTCAAGATATAATTTCGCACAATCCAATCCCTACTCAAAGTAGGATCTCAAACTATCAAAGATACTTAGAGTGGCTCCTCTTGATATATCAGAGTGAAgtatcaatgaaaacaaaaagcTTAGAGAGCTTTATTGAAATCTAGAGAAAGTGACCAGATAGGAGTGTCAATGAAAGTTACCCAACATATAAAGAACGCCGCTTCAAACCCATTTCTGTAGATTTATCGAATCTCATGATGATCTTCCCCAAATTGCAATGGATTCACCTCCATCAGCTCATAACATAGAATAAAAAGAGATGAAATAAGAAACTTAAAACAAACAACTTTAGTCAGattaaatgaaaataaaatgaaaactggAATCTGTATTCAATATAATTAGACATGATTTTGATCTAGGA
This window encodes:
- the LOC113337550 gene encoding uncharacterized protein LOC113337550, with the translated sequence MRAQWNVLDGISDDVHRPWMLLGDFNFVMHESEKQGGIDANSLIPDFIRAKMIDLNFNEIFSFGNPFTWCNRRFRNPAELIFEKLDRGFMNDKWVSLLPQTRVTNLGRVYSDYSTILANCFHSEQKLHIPYKFFKCWQLSPDFKDVLSSSWSKGVKGSPSFVVAGKLRNVKFDLCR